Within Halobacterium jilantaiense, the genomic segment GCGCGCACTCGAGGAGGAGCCGCCGGGTGGAACGAGCGCCCGCGACCACGTGCTCCGCATCGTCTACGAGGAGCTGGTGGGACTCGTCGGCGACTCGACGACCATCCCCCTCGAGGAGCAGACAATCATGCTCGCGGGCCTCCAGGGGTCCGGGAAGACGACGACCGCGGCGAAGATGGCGTGGTGGTTCTCGAAGAAGGGGCTGCGGCCCGCCGTCATCCAGACGGACACCTTCCGCCCGGGCGCGTACGACCAGGCCGAGCAGATGGCCGAGCGCGCCGAGGTGGAGTTCTACGGCGACCCGGACAGCGACGACCCGGTCCAGATCGCCCGCGAGGGCCTCGAAGCCACGGCTGACGCGGACGTCCACATCGTGGACACTGCCGGTCGGCACGCGCTGGAGGACGACCTCATCGCCGAAATCGAGGAGATCGAGGCGACGGTCGACCCCGACCGGAGCCTGCTGGTGCTGGACGCCGCAATCGGGCAGGGCGCGAAAGACCAGGCCCAGCAGTTCGACGAGTCCGTCGGCATCGACGGCGTCGCCATCACGAAACTCGACGGGACGGCGAAGGGTGGTGGGGCGCTGACGGCCGTGGACGAGACCGGCTCGACCATCGCGTTCCTCGGGACCGGCGAGACGGTCCAGGACATCGAGCGCTTCGAGCCCGATTCGTTCATCTCCCGGCTGCTCGGAATGGGCGACCTCAAGCAGCTCACCGAGCGCGTCGAGCGCGCGATGGAGGAGACGGGCGACGACGAGGAGGACTGGGACCCCGAGGACCTGATGAAGGGGGAGTTCACGCTCCACGACATGAAAAAGCAGATGCAGGCGATGGACAACATGGGTCCCCTCGACCAGGTGATGGACATGATTCCGGGGATGGGCGGCGGCGGCCTGATGGACGAACTCCCGGACGACGCGATGGACGTCACCCAGGAGCGCATGCGGAACTTCGAGGTCGTCATGGACTCGATGACCGAGGCGGAGATGGCGAACCCCCGGTCTATCGGCGCGTCCCAGGTCAAGCGAATCGCCAAAGGGTCGGGGCAGCCCGAGGAGACCGTCCGCGAACTGCTCGACCAGCACAAGATGATGGCGCAGACGATGAAGCAGTTCCAGGGGATGGGCGACGGCGACATGCAGCGCATGATGCAGCAGATGCAGGGCGGCGGCGGTGGCGGTGGCGGCGGGTTCGGCGGCATGTTCTAGGCGAAGCGCTTACCACCGCGCTCCGGCAAGATTGCGTGAATGCGTGACAAGGCCGGTGGTCGGGTGACCGGCGTGGTCCGCGGCGTGGAGCGCGTGCCGGCCGGCGAGGTGGCCGACGACGTGCGCTTCGACGCGACCCACGCGGTCGTGCTCACGGTCGACACGGGCGAGCAGCGGGTGCGCGCACTGGAGGCGTGGCCGAACAGCGGCCGCGCGTCGAGCCGACTCGCCCGCGTTATCGAGGCCGTCGGTGGGGGTGTAGACCGACCGCGGTCCCTCACCGGGGAGACCGTCGTCGTGCAGGAACGCGACGGCGTCCACCGGCTGGCCGTCGCGGCGACGGAAACCCATCACCGGACAGAGCCGGAGGGGTATCGCCGCGCGCACTCGCTGACCGAAGTCGCCGTGGTCGCGGGCGCGCTCGCCGGCTTCCTCGCCGCGCTCGCCGTCGCCGCCGGGTCGTGGCCGCTCGGCGCGGTGCTCGCCGTCGCCGCGGCGGCCCTGCTTCCGGTGTCGCTGTTCGCGGACGCGCGCCGGACCGACATCGGGGGGTGGTCGCCGCGGCCCGCGCCGTGGGCGCTCGGCGGCCTCGTGCCGGTTCTGAACGTCGCCGTCGCCGTCGCGTACCTCGCGCGGAAGACCGTCGCCATCGCCGGTGAGGGGGAACGGACGGTCTGGCGGGACGTGCTCTACGGCGTCGTCGCGGCGTTCGCTGTCGGCCTCGCGCTCGCTGCCGTCGAGCTCACGTCTCCTGTCGCCGCCGCCGTCACGGTCCACGCGTGGGCGCTCGCGCCGCTGGCCGTCTACCTCGACGGCGGGAGCGTCCGGCACGGCGACCGCCGCCCGAACCGGGCACCCTGGGTCGCCGGCGCGGCCTGCGTCGGCGGCGCGGGCGCGCTCGTCTACCTCCTCAAGACCGCGTGACGCCGGCCGCGCGAGGTTTTTTCCACGGGGGCTGCGTTCCGACGAGCATGAGCGTTCGCTCCGTCGCCGTCGACGCCTACCGGGAGGCGGCTCCGGCGCTGGCGGCGAGCGTCGTCGGCGGCCTGTTCGCCGGGGCCGTGCTCGGCGGGATGCGCGCCCAGCTCCGAGCCGTCGAGGGCTTGCTCGTGCTGGTACCGGCGCTGCTGGCGACCCGCGGGAACGTCTACGGCGCGTTCGGCGCGCGGCTCGCCACCGGCCTCCACCAGGGGGTCGTCGAGCCCCGCGTGGACACCGGCGACCGGCGGCTGCGGGCGGCGGTGGCGGCCGCGATGAGCAACGGCCTGCTCGCGAGCGGGTTCGCCGCCGTCGTCGCGTACGTCGTCCTCGCCGTGCTCGCCCGTCCGGTCGCGGGCCTCGGGACGCTGGTCGCCATCGCGCTCGTCGCGGGGCTGCTGTCTGGCGTCGCGCTGACCGGCGCGGTGGTCGCCGTGGTGTTCGCGGGCTACCGGCGCGGCCACAACCCGGACACGCTCGTCGGCCCGCTCGTGACGACGACGGGCGACGTGTTCGGGCTGGCGTTCCTCGTGCTCGCGGTGCGCGTCGTCGTGGGGGGAGTCTGAGTGCGGCGCGAGTGGACCGTCGCCGCCATCACGCGGGCCACGCTCCCCGTCCTGCTCGCGCTCACCGTCGTGGAGGTCGGCAGCGGCCTCGTCCTCGGGAGCTTCGAGGCGACGCTGCTCCAGTACCCCTCGCTGCTGGTGCTCGTGCCGGTGACCATCGGGACCGCCGGGAACCTCGGCAGCATCCTCGCCTCGCGGCTGTCGACGGCGTTCCACCTCGGCACGCTCTCGTTCGACCCCAGCGACGACGAACTCTCCGGGAACGTCGTCGCGACGGTCACGCTCGCCGTGACGCTGTTCCCCGTCGTCGGCGCGGGCGCGTGGCTGCTCGCGGTCGTCACGGGCGGCGCAGCGCTCGCACCCGGGACGGTCGTCGCGGTCGCCGCGCTCTCGGGGGCGTGCTTAGCCGTGCTGGCCGTCGTAATCACGCTCACTGCCACCTACGCCGCCTACCGATTCGAACTCGACCCCGACGACATCGTCATCCCCGTCGTCACGAACGCCTGCGACGTGCTCGGGGTGCTCGTGCTGTTCGGTGCCGTCGAACTGCTCGTGTGACCGCAGTCGGCGGCGGCAACACCGACGCGAGCGCGCCCGGAACCGACACCAGTAACTCGGCCGGGTGCCAAGCCGGCGGCGTGCAACTCCCGGCGCTGCTGGCCGAGGTCGCGCCCCGCGTGGCCGCCGTCTCGGTCGCCATCGCGGTCGGCCTGACGCTCGCAAACCTCGCCGTCGCGTTCGGCGCGGTGCGGTACGTCGCCCGGTTCGCCCGCCCGCTCACGGGCCCCGCGAACCTCCCGGACGCCGTCGGCACCGCCATCCTCGCGACGACTGCCTCGCCGACTGCGGGCTACGGCATGCTCAAGGAGTACCGGGACGCCGGCGTGCTCGACGACCGCGCCACGCTCGTCGCGGTGACCGTCAACACCTTCTTCGGGTTCGTGCAGCACATCTTCACGTTCTACGCGCCAGTGCTGATTCCCATTCTCGGCCTCAGGGTCGGGCTCATGTACGTCGGCGCACGGGCAGCGGTGAGCCTCGCCATCACGCTCGCCGGCATCCTCGCCGGCGCGCTGTTGCTCACCGAGGCGAACGTGAACCCGAGCGGGGACGCGGACGTCGACCTCCCCGGCGACGACGACGAGACCCGCCGGGAGGCGATTCGAGGCGCGGTCTCGAAGACCGGCGGGAAGCTGAAGACCCTCGTCCCCCGGCTCGCGGTCGTCTACGCGCTCGTCGTCTACCTCACGGAGACCTACGACGTGACCGCGCTCACGGCCGCGGCCGAACCACTCACGTCGCTGCTCGGGCTCCCCGGGGCGGCCGTGCCCGCCATCGCCACGTTCGCCGTCGACACGACCACCGGAGCCATCTTCATCGCGCCGCAGGTCCCCGGCGCGTTCACCGCCGAGGAGGCCGTCGCCACGATGCTCGTCGGTGGCATCGTCTCGTTCGCCGTCTCCACGTTCAAACGCTCGATTCCCTTCCAGTACGGCATCTGGGGCGCGCGCTTCGGCTCGAAGGTCATCGCCGTCAACGTCGCCACGAAAATCGTCTTCATCGGGGCCGCAATCGCCGTGCTGCTCGTCTAGGGCTCTTCGAGTGGCTCGCCGTCCTCGGTCTTCGGCGCGAGGTAGTCCACGAACTGGTCGACCGCGGGCTCCCGGACCGTCACCTCGACGTGGAGGTCGCCGAGTTCGTCGGGGTTCCCGACGGCGAAGTTCACGGTGCCGTTGAACGCCGCCTGCTTCTTCAGGTCGAAGCTGAAGCCGTCCTCGGTCTGGTTCGCCGCGAACTGCTTGCGGGCCGTGTCGAGGATGCGCTGCTCGAAGAGCCGCTCGCGGAAGTCCTCGACCGTGTGCGTCTCCGCGACGACACGGCTGCCCTGGGTCTCGACCTCGGCACCCGGGAACAGCGTCTGGATGGCGTCCGCCACCCGGTCCTCGAGTTCGGTCGGGTTGACGGGTGCCGTCACCCGCACGTCCACGCTGTACGCGTCAGTCACCGCCGTTCACCCCCGTCGCCGCCTCTTCCTCCTCGCCTTCGGAGTCGTCGCCCGTCAGCAGCTCCCGGAACGACTCGTGGAACTCGGCGAGCGTGCCCGTGTTCTCGATTCGGACGTCCGCCAGGTCGATGGCGTCGTCCATCCCGAAGCCGCGCTCGCGCTCCTCGCGCGCTTCGAGGGACTCCCCGTCGGTGTCGCCCGGCCGGTCCCGGCTCTCGATGCGCTCCCGCCGCAGTTCCCGGGGCGCGAACACGTGGACGAGCGTGAAGTCCTCGCCGAACGCCTCGCGGAACGTCTCCACTTCGACGTCCGACCGGATGCCGTCCACCAGCACTGTGTCGCTGTCCGCGAGGTGGTCCTCGATGATGGGCAGCGACCGCTGTGCGATGGCACCCGGACCGTTCTCCTCCCGGAGCGCCTGCGCGATGCGGCCGTGGTGCTGGGCCGGGTCCAGCCCCCGGTCCCGGCACTCCTGGCGAATCACGTCGCCCATGATGAGGACGGGCACACCGGCCTCCTCGGCCACCGTCGCGGCCTCGCTCTTCCCGGAGCCCGGCATCCCCACGGTCCCGATGACTCTCATTACCGGATTCGTCGGCCGGCGACTACGAGTGTGTGTCGGTTCGATACCCCGCGGTTTTTGGTCCCGCCCGCGCTACCCCAGTCTGCGGGCACGTAGCTCAGTTCGGACAGAGCGTTCGGCTTCTAACCGAAATGTCGGGGGTTCGAATCCCCTCGTGCCCGTGTACCGTTTTACTGCGGGGGGTCGCCTGCGGCGACTCCCACTTGCAAAAAGCTACGCTAAAAGCGTCCTGCGCTCGCTTCGCTCGCGCAGTGAAACGGGCGGCTTCGCCGCGCGTATGCTCCAGCAGCGACCTCAGGAACACCTCTGGGAGCGAGCCATCGACCCGGCTCGGGCCGGAG encodes:
- a CDS encoding RNA-binding domain-containing protein, with translation MTDAYSVDVRVTAPVNPTELEDRVADAIQTLFPGAEVETQGSRVVAETHTVEDFRERLFEQRILDTARKQFAANQTEDGFSFDLKKQAAFNGTVNFAVGNPDELGDLHVEVTVREPAVDQFVDYLAPKTEDGEPLEEP
- a CDS encoding magnesium transporter — its product is MRREWTVAAITRATLPVLLALTVVEVGSGLVLGSFEATLLQYPSLLVLVPVTIGTAGNLGSILASRLSTAFHLGTLSFDPSDDELSGNVVATVTLAVTLFPVVGAGAWLLAVVTGGAALAPGTVVAVAALSGACLAVLAVVITLTATYAAYRFELDPDDIVIPVVTNACDVLGVLVLFGAVELLV
- a CDS encoding signal recognition particle protein Srp54 translates to MVLDDLGSSLRGTLDTLRGKSRISEEDVDEVVKEIQRSLLQADVDVSLVMDLSDSIKERALEEEPPGGTSARDHVLRIVYEELVGLVGDSTTIPLEEQTIMLAGLQGSGKTTTAAKMAWWFSKKGLRPAVIQTDTFRPGAYDQAEQMAERAEVEFYGDPDSDDPVQIAREGLEATADADVHIVDTAGRHALEDDLIAEIEEIEATVDPDRSLLVLDAAIGQGAKDQAQQFDESVGIDGVAITKLDGTAKGGGALTAVDETGSTIAFLGTGETVQDIERFEPDSFISRLLGMGDLKQLTERVERAMEETGDDEEDWDPEDLMKGEFTLHDMKKQMQAMDNMGPLDQVMDMIPGMGGGGLMDELPDDAMDVTQERMRNFEVVMDSMTEAEMANPRSIGASQVKRIAKGSGQPEETVRELLDQHKMMAQTMKQFQGMGDGDMQRMMQQMQGGGGGGGGGFGGMF
- a CDS encoding magnesium transporter encodes the protein MSVRSVAVDAYREAAPALAASVVGGLFAGAVLGGMRAQLRAVEGLLVLVPALLATRGNVYGAFGARLATGLHQGVVEPRVDTGDRRLRAAVAAAMSNGLLASGFAAVVAYVVLAVLARPVAGLGTLVAIALVAGLLSGVALTGAVVAVVFAGYRRGHNPDTLVGPLVTTTGDVFGLAFLVLAVRVVVGGV
- a CDS encoding AAA family ATPase — translated: MRVIGTVGMPGSGKSEAATVAEEAGVPVLIMGDVIRQECRDRGLDPAQHHGRIAQALREENGPGAIAQRSLPIIEDHLADSDTVLVDGIRSDVEVETFREAFGEDFTLVHVFAPRELRRERIESRDRPGDTDGESLEAREERERGFGMDDAIDLADVRIENTGTLAEFHESFRELLTGDDSEGEEEEAATGVNGGD